The Dyella caseinilytica genome has a window encoding:
- a CDS encoding glycoside hydrolase family 18 protein encodes MLPEAKPAPIEGVIRMMKTSAKTLIALALLAFGSNAFCRTTTPVICAYVFTHGATLTQGQVDPHKLTCVNYAFANIEQGRMVEGAPETAKNLAMLAALKHDNPDLKVLISVGGWLWSGGFSDMALTQASRAAFIDSAAAFLTRYNLDGLDIDWEFPGQAGAGHAFRHEDQQNYTLLIKELRIRFDTMQKSLHRHLYLTVAVGATTDFLDHTEMREVQKYVDDVNLMAYDYYEPGDEKITGNHAPLFTNSADPQGISIDRSVHEYERAGVPATKIILGVPFYGHVWGQVPPKNHGLFQTGQPVPNAFADYGVITRTMLGQQGYTRYWDNASSVPYLYNADKQIFVSYEDPQSLALKGKYVIDHHLAGVMFWEYSGDDASGTLLNTIDAALRPSKVAHAGKPET; translated from the coding sequence ATGCTGCCTGAAGCGAAGCCCGCACCCATCGAAGGGGTAATACGGATGATGAAAACATCGGCTAAGACGCTCATTGCACTCGCTTTACTCGCCTTCGGGTCAAACGCTTTTTGCAGGACCACTACACCCGTCATTTGCGCGTACGTTTTCACTCACGGAGCAACCCTCACTCAGGGCCAGGTCGACCCGCATAAACTGACTTGTGTGAACTACGCCTTCGCCAACATCGAACAAGGTCGCATGGTGGAGGGCGCACCCGAAACTGCGAAAAATCTCGCCATGCTGGCCGCGCTTAAACACGACAACCCCGATCTGAAGGTGCTCATTTCCGTCGGTGGCTGGCTGTGGTCCGGAGGCTTCTCCGACATGGCTCTCACCCAGGCCAGCCGTGCCGCATTTATCGACAGCGCTGCGGCATTTCTTACGCGTTACAACCTCGACGGTCTCGACATCGATTGGGAGTTCCCCGGTCAGGCCGGTGCCGGACATGCCTTTCGCCACGAGGACCAGCAGAACTACACCCTGCTGATTAAAGAGCTGCGCATCCGCTTCGATACCATGCAGAAGTCACTTCATCGCCACCTCTACCTCACCGTCGCCGTTGGTGCGACGACAGATTTCCTCGATCACACAGAGATGAGAGAAGTCCAGAAATACGTCGACGATGTCAATCTGATGGCCTACGACTACTACGAGCCGGGTGACGAAAAGATCACTGGCAATCACGCCCCGCTATTCACCAACTCCGCCGACCCACAGGGCATTTCCATCGACCGCTCTGTGCATGAGTACGAACGTGCGGGTGTCCCCGCGACAAAGATCATCCTTGGCGTGCCGTTTTACGGACACGTATGGGGTCAGGTACCACCCAAAAACCACGGACTTTTCCAGACCGGCCAACCTGTGCCGAACGCCTTTGCCGATTATGGAGTTATCACCCGCACCATGCTCGGCCAGCAAGGCTACACACGCTACTGGGACAATGCCTCGTCCGTGCCTTATCTCTACAACGCCGACAAGCAGATCTTTGTCTCCTACGAAGATCCGCAGTCTCTCGCCCTGAAAGGCAAATATGTGATCGACCATCACCTCGCCGGCGTCATGTTCTGGGAATATTCTGGCGACGACGCCTCCGGCACGTTGTTGAATACCATTGATGCTGCGCTACGCCCGAGCAAGGTCGCCCATGCCGGAAAACCCGAAACATGA
- a CDS encoding DUF5009 domain-containing protein, translated as MATISTAQRVASIDIFRGLTMAVMIFVNELAGVHGLPWWTYHAHAEQDVMTYVDMVFPFFLFIVGMSMPLAVERRLQQNPSRASLWLHVASRSCGLVVLGLILANADSVDPKLMLVPVSGAAWTLMGLVGGILFWLVPSRNPQHRRVYLALRGVGLLLLIFVYTIFRRATDSGGTAWIDGSYPEILGLIGYTYFAVALLYIPSRHWTWAPLAWFAVLIAFCALAVAHVIDWPAKLPLYVWPFSNGAHPAITMAGIVTSTLFLRSDPSRTTNRRILLALTFAASMFAAAWLLAPLGISKIRATPTWVLASAGAAVLAFLLLYWTCDMKGRTRWAAFVKSAGENTLLTYLLPDIYYALAAFIGFTYFDNHLTFGIPGVLRAVCFTALILAVSALLTRWRIRLQL; from the coding sequence ATGGCGACGATATCCACAGCGCAGCGTGTCGCCTCCATCGACATTTTTCGCGGACTTACGATGGCGGTCATGATCTTCGTCAACGAGCTCGCCGGCGTGCACGGACTTCCCTGGTGGACGTATCACGCGCATGCGGAGCAGGACGTGATGACCTACGTCGACATGGTCTTTCCGTTCTTCCTGTTCATCGTCGGCATGTCGATGCCGCTGGCAGTGGAGCGGAGACTGCAGCAGAATCCGTCCCGCGCTTCGCTATGGCTACACGTGGCATCACGCTCATGCGGCCTGGTCGTGCTGGGGTTGATCCTCGCCAACGCCGACAGTGTCGACCCCAAGCTCATGCTCGTACCGGTTTCAGGCGCGGCGTGGACGCTCATGGGACTCGTCGGCGGCATACTGTTTTGGCTCGTTCCCAGCCGCAACCCTCAGCACCGCCGGGTCTATCTCGCTCTTCGAGGCGTCGGCCTACTCCTACTGATCTTCGTCTACACCATCTTCCGTCGCGCCACCGACAGTGGCGGCACGGCGTGGATCGACGGTTCGTATCCTGAAATCCTCGGTTTGATCGGATACACCTATTTCGCCGTCGCGCTGCTCTACATTCCAAGCCGGCATTGGACGTGGGCTCCCCTCGCTTGGTTTGCCGTGCTCATCGCCTTCTGCGCACTTGCAGTTGCGCACGTCATCGACTGGCCTGCGAAGCTTCCACTTTATGTGTGGCCATTCAGTAATGGAGCTCATCCGGCGATCACCATGGCGGGCATCGTCACATCCACTCTCTTCCTGCGTTCCGATCCCAGTCGAACGACCAACCGCCGAATCCTGTTAGCGTTGACCTTTGCGGCATCCATGTTCGCTGCGGCTTGGTTACTTGCACCGCTCGGCATTTCCAAAATCCGGGCAACGCCCACGTGGGTGCTTGCAAGCGCGGGGGCGGCAGTCCTCGCATTCCTGCTGCTTTATTGGACCTGCGACATGAAGGGCCGCACGCGCTGGGCGGCGTTCGTGAAATCCGCAGGCGAGAACACGCTGTTGACGTACCTGCTACCGGATATCTATTACGCTCTTGCCGCCTTTATCGGTTTCACCTATTTCGACAACCACCTGACGTTCGGAATTCCGGGCGTACTACGTGCTGTCTGCTTTACTGCCTTGATTCTCGCCGTGTCCGCCCTGCTCACCCGGTGGCGTATACGCCTGCAGCTTTAG
- a CDS encoding LysR family transcriptional regulator, protein METFICVVETGSFSAAARRLNVGQPAVSKSIAQLEDHLGVRLLLRSTRGLTPTEAGQHYYERAKLSIEEANGAELVARGAGKGLSGKLRICGAVTFARLHVVPQLKTFLEAHPDLNIDIVLDDRQIDLLEHGIDVALRMGTLADSNMTARRLAQSQRFVLATPAYLKMHGEPKTPADLAQHQAIVYNPGNSQAAWNFRRGETEVSVAVSGRLQVTAAEGVRAAVLADMGIAIASEWMFAEEIKKGAVKILLAGWELPVIDLWAVFPTGRMVSAKARTFADFVEAILKDTAST, encoded by the coding sequence ATGGAAACCTTTATCTGTGTGGTGGAGACGGGCTCATTCTCGGCGGCGGCAAGACGTCTGAACGTCGGTCAGCCGGCGGTCTCCAAATCCATTGCACAGCTTGAGGACCATCTTGGCGTACGCCTTCTGCTGCGGTCGACGCGCGGACTCACGCCTACCGAGGCCGGGCAGCATTACTACGAGCGCGCCAAGCTCTCCATCGAGGAAGCCAACGGAGCCGAACTGGTCGCACGCGGAGCCGGTAAGGGGCTTTCGGGCAAGTTGCGTATATGCGGCGCCGTCACCTTCGCCCGCCTGCACGTGGTGCCGCAGCTCAAAACGTTTCTCGAGGCGCATCCCGATCTGAACATCGACATCGTGCTGGACGACCGGCAGATCGACTTGCTGGAGCATGGCATTGACGTGGCCCTGCGCATGGGCACATTGGCCGATTCGAACATGACTGCTCGTCGCCTGGCGCAGTCACAGCGCTTTGTTCTCGCCACACCTGCGTATCTGAAGATGCATGGCGAACCGAAAACACCGGCGGATCTCGCCCAGCATCAGGCGATCGTCTACAACCCCGGCAACAGTCAGGCCGCCTGGAATTTCCGGCGTGGTGAAACGGAAGTTTCTGTAGCCGTTTCCGGCCGCTTGCAGGTCACCGCAGCGGAGGGCGTGCGCGCAGCGGTGCTGGCGGATATGGGCATCGCCATTGCTTCGGAATGGATGTTTGCCGAAGAAATAAAAAAGGGCGCGGTGAAGATATTGCTCGCGGGCTGGGAGCTTCCCGTCATCGATCTATGGGCGGTGTTCCCCACCGGGCGCATGGTCAGTGCCAAGGCGCGCACATTTGCTGATTTCGTCGAGGCGATACTGAAAGATACCGCCTCGACATAA